In Erigeron canadensis isolate Cc75 chromosome 7, C_canadensis_v1, whole genome shotgun sequence, one DNA window encodes the following:
- the LOC122609533 gene encoding LOB domain-containing protein 27-like translates to MRSIIYEANMRERFPVHGCLTIIVELHNHIEQASKELYAVQSQLEFYKQQQRRQQQHQEISLSPMDSPESQNLQSCNPGLTLFQNEAIDDTTPNNNQQYVHVNALPVSTYTNTGNQKENNDGYNNNAYNNNAMWGEQTYVNHNNGKDLVSIQSHHQMVNTQPLNIQDEVVHDYDEIYPVFDTIDDDQSFIDSKDAANESSSESSMQHVKLNNAELQFGIVINDYQTFA, encoded by the exons ATGAGGTCCATAATCTACGAAGCCAACATGAGAGAACGGTTTCCTGTTCATGGATGTTTGACAATTATCGTTGAGTTACATAATCACATAGAACAAGCTAGTAAAGAGCTTTATGCTGTTCAGTCACAGCTCGAGTTCTACAAACAGCAACAACGacgacaacaacaacatcaagaGATCTCTTTGTCCCCAATGGACTCACCCGAGTCTCAAAATTTACAATCTTGTAATCCGGGGCTAACCCTTTTTCAAAATGAAGCTATAGATGATACTACTCCTAATAATAATCAACAATATGTTCATGTGAACGCGTTACCGGTCTCTACATACACCAATACAGGAAATCAGAAAGAGAATAATGATGGATATAATAACAACGCGTATAATAATAATGCAATGTGGGGTGAACAAACATATGTTAATCATAATAATGGCAAAGATCTAGTGTCAATACAATCTCATCATCAAATGGTTAACACACAGCCATTGAACATCCAAGATGAAGTAGTCCATGACTATGATGAGATCTATCCTGTTTTTGATACTATTGATGATGATCAATCATTTATAGATTCTAAGGACGCCGCCAATGAATCAAG CTCAGAATCTTCCATGCAACATGTTAAGCTAAATAATGCAGAACTCCAG TTTGGAATTGtgattaatgattaccaaacaTTTGCTTAG